In one Pseudarthrobacter sp. NBSH8 genomic region, the following are encoded:
- a CDS encoding Flp pilus assembly protein CpaB, whose translation MKSRLLGGIAALLLAITGTILLAVYVQAADSRAAQGLNPVKVLVAKEHIPAGTKVEDLASKLKLESLPQSAVPAAALESLDGHAGKVTSASLEPDEQLLAAKLLDPKELVPGTVPVPDGLEEVTFLLAPERILGGRLEAGDVVTVYGSFKTEDGIPADANVPAEVKGWKQSTGLLFHDVLVTAVQKAAPETANSGSNGSSADSAVAMPNGSAFVTVARSDADAAKMVFGAEFGTLWLAKQTATSTKSQPPVTTFGGLY comes from the coding sequence ATCACCGGGACCATACTGCTGGCCGTTTACGTCCAGGCAGCCGATAGCAGGGCAGCCCAAGGGCTGAACCCTGTGAAAGTACTCGTCGCGAAGGAACACATTCCCGCCGGCACGAAAGTGGAGGATCTGGCCAGCAAGCTGAAGCTGGAGTCCCTGCCACAGTCAGCCGTACCGGCTGCCGCCCTGGAGAGCCTCGACGGCCACGCCGGCAAAGTCACATCCGCCAGCTTGGAGCCCGACGAACAGTTGCTGGCCGCCAAACTGTTGGATCCCAAGGAACTGGTTCCCGGGACTGTGCCGGTGCCGGATGGGCTGGAGGAAGTAACTTTCCTGCTGGCCCCGGAACGAATCCTGGGCGGCAGGCTCGAAGCCGGAGATGTCGTAACTGTTTACGGCTCTTTCAAGACTGAGGATGGAATTCCGGCTGACGCCAACGTGCCGGCGGAGGTCAAAGGTTGGAAGCAATCCACTGGTCTGCTCTTCCACGACGTTCTGGTGACAGCTGTCCAAAAGGCCGCCCCGGAAACAGCCAACTCGGGCTCTAATGGCTCCTCCGCCGATTCCGCGGTTGCCATGCCTAACGGCTCCGCTTTTGTCACCGTGGCAAGGAGCGATGCAGACGCCGCGAAAATGGTCTTTGGCGCTGAATTCGGAACACTGTGGCTCGCCAAGCAGACCGCCACGAGCACCAAATCGCAGCCTCCGGTCACTACCTTTGGTGGGCTGTACTGA
- a CDS encoding AAA family ATPase, with the protein MSRFVAITGVRDFESRVRQAVSTALHGELQTLSPEVLFGGPDDVLGQLTGAAPEVLILGPGVNAEDALKLATVFDLQFPEISLLLVAEPTPELVLRAMHSGIRDVVTPEIETNELRVLLERACLAYASRRRGMALPTDPGQERGRVIAVMSPKGGVGKTTVATNLAIGLGKVAPMSVVIVDLDLQFGDVASGLLLEPEHSITDAVHGTASQDSMVLKAFLTVHPAGIYALCAPRTPAESDYITGEHVSRLLDQLASEFKYVIVDTAPGLGEHVLATLERATDGVWVCGMDVPSVRGLHKCFGVLRELQLLPQGRHTILNFADRKSGLSVQDVEATIGVPVDAIIPRSRTLPFSTNRGVPVLQASTRDAASKGLKKLVDRFDPEWVASSRNKLHRRVVVS; encoded by the coding sequence ATGAGCCGGTTTGTTGCTATCACCGGGGTCCGCGACTTCGAATCCCGGGTGCGCCAAGCAGTATCCACCGCGCTACATGGCGAGCTGCAAACCCTGTCCCCGGAGGTTTTGTTCGGGGGGCCCGATGATGTCTTGGGACAGCTCACCGGCGCAGCGCCAGAAGTGCTGATCCTCGGTCCTGGAGTCAACGCGGAAGATGCACTCAAGCTGGCAACAGTGTTTGATCTGCAATTCCCCGAGATCAGTCTGCTCCTTGTCGCAGAGCCAACACCCGAGCTCGTTCTTCGTGCGATGCATTCCGGGATCCGCGATGTGGTCACCCCTGAAATTGAGACAAACGAGCTTCGTGTTCTTTTGGAGCGTGCCTGCTTGGCATACGCCAGCCGCCGCCGAGGGATGGCACTGCCCACGGATCCTGGTCAAGAGCGGGGCCGCGTAATAGCCGTCATGTCGCCCAAAGGAGGTGTAGGTAAGACCACCGTTGCAACGAACCTGGCGATCGGTTTGGGCAAAGTGGCGCCGATGAGCGTGGTGATCGTTGATCTTGACCTGCAGTTTGGCGATGTTGCATCAGGATTGTTGCTCGAACCCGAGCATTCGATCACGGACGCCGTTCACGGAACAGCCTCGCAGGACTCGATGGTCCTCAAAGCGTTCTTGACCGTGCACCCCGCGGGAATCTATGCTCTCTGCGCCCCAAGGACCCCCGCGGAATCGGATTACATTACAGGGGAGCATGTGAGCCGGCTCCTTGACCAGTTGGCAAGCGAATTCAAATACGTCATTGTGGACACCGCGCCGGGCCTGGGCGAGCACGTGCTGGCAACGTTGGAGCGGGCTACCGATGGGGTGTGGGTGTGCGGCATGGACGTTCCGAGCGTGCGCGGGTTGCACAAGTGCTTCGGGGTTCTGAGGGAGCTGCAATTACTGCCGCAGGGCCGTCATACAATCCTTAATTTCGCGGACCGTAAAAGCGGACTGTCGGTCCAGGACGTAGAGGCCACCATAGGAGTCCCCGTGGACGCAATAATTCCACGGTCAAGGACCCTGCCCTTCTCCACCAACCGGGGCGTACCCGTCCTCCAAGCATCCACCAGGGATGCGGCTTCGAAGGGGCTGAAAAAACTAGTGGACCGGTTCGACCCAGAGTGGGTAGCTTCCTCTCGCAATAAATTGCACCGAAGGGTGGTTGTGTCATGA
- a CDS encoding CpaF family protein, giving the protein MKLSDRLAKSQSTSTPAIDTSHGLQAVPEPAIPPSPPEASGYASASPPLAPLSLGGIPVATPTDALAGLKQRAALALFQRLGTRFGDTTSSEEELRAIAVDELSAVIDEEQVPLSPEERRRLIREIADEVMGFGPLQRLLEDPSVTEIMVNKFDQIYIERNGRLSLTGSQFSSDDHLRKVIERIVSKVGRRIDESSPLVDARLEDGSRVNAIIPPLAVNGPSLTIRKFSKVPLTVKNLIDWGSLTPEMAELLSACVRARLNVIVSGGTGTGKTTLLNVLSSFIPEDDRIVTIEDAVELQLQQEHVVRLESRPPNIEGKGAVGIRELVRNSLRMRPDRIIVGEVRGGESLDMLQAMNTGHDGSLSTVHANSPRDAIARLETLVLMAGMDLPLRAIREQVSSAVDLIIQVTRLRDGSRRVTHVTEVQGMEGDIVTLQDAFLFDYSAGVDQHGRFLGKPIPTGIRPRFLDRFADLGIAIPPAIFGTPISVGRG; this is encoded by the coding sequence ATGAAACTTTCAGATCGGCTCGCCAAGTCACAGAGCACTTCCACCCCCGCAATTGACACAAGCCACGGCTTACAGGCTGTACCCGAGCCAGCCATTCCACCTTCCCCGCCGGAAGCCTCCGGTTACGCTTCGGCAAGCCCGCCGCTGGCTCCGCTCTCCCTTGGGGGCATTCCCGTTGCCACACCCACCGACGCCCTCGCCGGGCTCAAGCAACGAGCCGCCCTGGCCCTGTTCCAGCGGCTGGGAACACGCTTCGGAGACACAACCTCTTCGGAGGAAGAACTGCGCGCTATAGCGGTTGACGAACTTTCGGCGGTCATCGACGAGGAGCAGGTACCGCTGTCCCCCGAGGAACGGCGCAGGCTCATCCGGGAAATCGCAGACGAGGTCATGGGATTCGGCCCACTCCAGCGGCTGCTCGAAGACCCTTCGGTCACTGAGATCATGGTCAACAAGTTTGATCAGATCTACATAGAACGTAACGGCCGTTTGTCACTAACGGGATCGCAGTTCAGTTCCGACGACCACCTGCGCAAGGTTATCGAACGGATCGTTTCCAAAGTAGGCCGACGCATTGATGAATCGTCGCCGCTGGTGGACGCCCGGCTCGAAGACGGTTCGCGCGTGAATGCCATCATTCCGCCCTTGGCTGTAAATGGCCCATCACTGACGATCAGGAAGTTCAGCAAGGTTCCGCTGACAGTAAAAAATCTCATTGACTGGGGCTCGCTGACCCCCGAAATGGCTGAACTGCTGAGCGCCTGTGTTCGGGCCCGGCTTAACGTCATAGTCTCCGGCGGAACCGGCACGGGTAAAACTACCCTCCTGAACGTGCTCTCGTCGTTCATCCCCGAGGATGACCGCATTGTCACCATAGAGGACGCGGTGGAGCTTCAGCTTCAGCAAGAGCATGTAGTCCGGTTAGAAAGCCGCCCTCCCAACATTGAAGGGAAAGGCGCCGTGGGCATCCGGGAGCTCGTCCGGAATTCGCTACGTATGCGGCCTGACCGGATCATTGTGGGGGAAGTACGCGGCGGCGAGTCCCTGGACATGTTGCAGGCAATGAACACTGGTCACGACGGATCACTGTCCACCGTCCACGCGAACTCGCCACGGGATGCCATCGCCCGGCTTGAGACGCTTGTGCTCATGGCCGGGATGGACCTTCCGCTGCGTGCTATCCGTGAGCAGGTCTCCTCGGCCGTGGACCTCATTATCCAAGTCACCAGGCTGAGGGACGGTAGCCGGCGGGTTACGCACGTTACAGAGGTGCAAGGAATGGAGGGTGACATTGTCACACTGCAGGATGCATTCCTCTTCGACTACTCAGCAGGCGTTGATCAGCACGGAAGATTCCTCGGCAAGCCGATCCCCACGGGTATTCGGCCGCGGTTTCTGGACAGGTTCGCGGACCTTGGCATAGCTATTCCCCCTGCTATCTTCGGTACGCCGATTTCAGTGGGGAGGGGGTAG
- a CDS encoding type II secretion system F family protein, giving the protein MGGFLGKSGGPYNQDLLYNAGVKLTPAEFSVLVATAAFLIGLLGGLLSSPLIGTMLALATPVGARMVLAFRRDKRRGQFDAQLSGTIQVLIGGLRVGHSVMRTIEAAAHESDAPTSEELNRIVNETRIGKDAREAIEDAANRMDSEDFRWIGQAIQINREVGGDLAEVLEQVAGTIRERSEIKGHVRSLSAEGKMSAYILMALPVGVAMFVSMINPGYLNVFIEKPIGHVMMVVSILMFAIGGFWMSRIIKIKF; this is encoded by the coding sequence ATGGGCGGATTCCTCGGCAAATCCGGGGGTCCCTATAACCAGGACCTGCTCTACAACGCGGGCGTAAAGCTGACCCCGGCCGAATTCTCGGTCTTGGTGGCCACTGCCGCCTTTTTGATCGGGTTGCTTGGCGGGCTGCTTAGCAGCCCGCTTATCGGAACGATGCTGGCGCTTGCCACCCCGGTGGGAGCACGTATGGTCTTGGCATTCCGCCGGGACAAGCGACGTGGCCAGTTCGACGCCCAACTATCGGGCACCATTCAAGTGCTCATCGGCGGACTCCGCGTGGGCCACAGCGTGATGCGCACCATTGAGGCCGCCGCTCACGAATCCGACGCACCCACCTCCGAGGAACTCAACAGAATTGTCAACGAAACCCGGATCGGCAAGGACGCCCGGGAGGCCATCGAGGATGCTGCGAATCGGATGGACAGCGAAGATTTCAGGTGGATCGGCCAGGCTATCCAGATCAACAGAGAAGTTGGCGGTGACCTCGCGGAGGTGTTGGAACAGGTGGCGGGTACAATCCGCGAGCGCAGCGAAATCAAGGGCCATGTGAGATCCCTGAGCGCTGAAGGCAAAATGTCGGCCTACATCCTGATGGCTCTACCTGTCGGTGTCGCGATGTTCGTCAGCATGATCAATCCCGGCTACTTGAATGTATTCATAGAAAAACCCATTGGTCACGTGATGATGGTCGTCAGTATCCTGATGTTCGCCATTGGTGGTTTTTGGATGAGCCGAATTATCAAGATCAAGTTCTGA